The following nucleotide sequence is from Nitratidesulfovibrio termitidis HI1.
GATCTGTCGGAATGGGCAGGGCGTTCGCTATGTTCGAAGCGCTCCGGCTGGGACGCGGCATCCCGTTCCGGACGGCCGGACGGGGAATCGTTGTTGTCGTGCATGGGGGAACCTGTGTTGGGATGGTGATGTGGCGTACCACCTAGCCCGAAACGTGCGCTTCGGCAAGTGGCAAGGCCCGCGGCGGGCCGCGAAGGTGTGGTATGCATGCTGCGGCAAGGCCGGGGGGCATATCCGGATGCGTGGTCCGGATTGGCGCGTGCGGGCTGGGGGGGGGCGTCTTGCCCTGGTGAGTGCGCCCGCACCATGCACGGGTGCGCCGCCATCCGCTTGACACAAGACGCACATGTTCGGCGTAGGCGAGGCTGTGGGGTGGGCGCGTTTTTATTTCAGCGTGTTGTCGGAGAATGTCCGCCTCATGCCCGCAACCCTGCGCGGAGACGGGGTGCCCCCCGGTGACGTTTCAGCGGCATGCGCATACCGTCACAAGGGCGTCGCATGGGTGTCGCGGCGGCATGTAACTGCTTGTTTGAACAGTCATAGCCGGGGGGTCCGGTCAGGAATCGGTCCGATCCGCCATTGTTCAAAACCCGTTTGGAACGGTCTTTCGTGAAAAAATGGATAAAAGGCCGAAAAACGACGGGGGACGCTCTTGAAACTCTGCCTGCTTCACGATACACCGCAAGGGGCAGTGCGGCGGGCCTGATCCCCGCTGGCAGCGCAACGTGGTGAAATAACCATATAAATCACGCAAAAACAGGGCAATGGCGTATCCTTGTGAAGGGTTTGAACAAGTTGCTTGACACTATCAGGCCACATTGTTAAATCAGTCACAAGCAACACGATCAGGCCGCTAGAGGGCGATGCAGTCCGAAAAGGCAGGCTCCCGAACCTGCTTTTTCAGCCTCCATCGACATGATGGTGGGATCCGCATGGGTTGAGGCTGACAAGGTATAACCCCTTAATTCGCTGAGTTGGAGGATAAGGTATGCCGACTTATGTTGATCCGTCCAAGTGTGACGGCTGCAAGGGTGGCGAAAAGACCGCTTGCATGTACATCTGCCCCAACGACCTCATGATCCTCGACCCCGAGGCCATGAAGGCCTACAACCAGGAGCCCGAAGCCTGCTGGGAATGCTACTCCTGCGTGAAGATCTGCCCCCAGGGCGCCATCACGGCCCGCCCCTACGCCGACTTCGCGCCCATGGGCGGCACCTGCATCCCCATGCGCTCGGCCGACTCCATCATGTGGACCGTCAAGTTCCGCAACGGGAATGTGAAGCGCTTCAAGTTCCCCATTCGTACCACCCCTGAAGGCTCCATCAAGCCCTTCGACGGCAAGCCCGAAGCTGGCGACCTGGAAAGCGAACTGCTGTTCACCGAAACGGCGCTCATCGCTCCCAAGGTTGCCCTGGGCGAAAAGGCCGCGATCAGCGATGCTGACATGAGCCAGTGCTGGTATGAAACCGGTTGCGAAGGCGGCAACCGCTAGTCCGGAACCCACCGCAAGTCATTGCGATAAGGAGATTTAGCTATGCCGATGATTCCCGTTAAGGAACAGGCGAAGGGTGTGGCCATCGCCGATCCCATCGTGAAGGAACATGACGTCGACATTCTCATCGTCGGCGGTGGTATGGGCTCCTGCGGTACCGCGTTCGAAGTCGTTCGCTGGGCCGACAAGTACGCTCCCGACCTGAAGATCATGCTGCTGGACAAGGCCACCCTCGAGCGCTCCGGCGCCGTTGCGCAGGGCCTGTCCGCCATCAACACGTACCTCGGCAAGAACGCCGCCGACGACTACGTGCGCATGGTCCGCACCGACCTCATGGGCCTCGTGCGCGAAGACCTTATCTTCGACCTTGGCCGTCACGTTGACGATTCCGTGCACCTGTTCGAAGAGTGGGGCCTGCCCTGCTGGATCAAGGACGAACACGGCCACAACCTCGACGGCGCCCAGGCCAAGGCCGCCGGCAAGTCGCTGCGCAACGGCGACGAGCCCGTCCGCTCCGGCCGCTGGCAGATCATGATCAACGGCGAATCGTACAAGTGCATCGTGGCTGAAGCCGCGAAGAACGCCCTTGGCGAAGCCCGCATCATGGAACGTATCTTCATCGTGAAGCTGCTGCTCGACGCCAACACCGACAACCGCATCGCCGGCGCCGTGGGCTTCAACCTGCGCGCCAACGAAGTGCACATCTTCCGCACCAACGCGATGATGGTTGCCTGCGGCGGCGCGGTGAACGTGTACAAGCCCCGCTCCACTGGTGAAGGCATGGGCCGCGCCTGGTACCCCGTGTGGAACGCCGGTTCGACCTACACCATGTGTGCCCAGGTCGGCGCCGAAATGACCATGATGGAAAACCGCTTCGTGCCCGCCCGCTTCAAGGACGGTTACGGCCCGGTCGGCGCGTGGTTCCTGCTGTTCAAGGCGAAGGCCACCAACTACAAGGGTGAAGACTACTGCGCCACCAACCGCGCGATGCTGAAGCCCTACGAAGATCGCGGCTACGCCAAGGGTCACGTCATCCCGACCTGCCTGCGTAACCACATGATGCTTCGCGAAATGCGCGAAGGTCGCGGTCCCATCTACATGGACACCAAGACCGCCCTGCAGAGCACCTTCGCGAACATGACCCCCGAACAGCAGAAGCACCTCGAGTCCGAAGCCTGGGAAGACTTCCTCGACATGTGCGTGGGTCAGGCCAACCTGTGGGCGTCCATGAACATCCAGCCCGAAGAACGCGGCTCGGAAATCATGCCCACCGAACCTTACCTGCTCGGCTCGCACTCCGGCTGCTGCGGTATCTGGGTGTCCGGTCCGGACGAAGCCTGGGTGCCCGAAGACTACAAGGTGCGCGCGGACAACGGCAAGGTCTACAACCGCATGACCACCGTCATGGGCCTGTGGACCTGCGCCGACGGCGTGGGCGCTTCCGGCCACAAGTTCTCCTCCGGTTCGCACGCCGAAGGCCGTATCTGCGGCAAGCAGATGGTCCGCTGGTGCATCGACCACAAGGGCTTCAAGCCCGCTGTGAAGGAAACGGCCGAAGAGCTGAAGCAGCTCATCTACCGTCCTTACTTCAACTACCTGGCTGGCAAGGACGCCTCCACCGACCCGGTGGTGAACCCGACCTACATCAGCCCCAAGAACTTCATGATGCGCCTCGTGAAGTGCACCGACGAATACGGCGGTGGCGTGGGTACCTACTACACCACCTCCGCTGCGGCGCTGGACACCGGCTTCGCGCTCATGGACATGCTGGAAGAAGACTCCCTCAAGCTGGCTGCTCGCGACCTGCACGAACTGCTGCGCTGCTGGGAAAACTACCACCGTCTGTGGACCGTGCGCCTGCACATGCAGCACATCCGCTTCCGTGAAGAGTCCCGTTACCCCGGCTTCTACTACCGTGCCGACTTCATGGGCCTCGACGACTCCAAGTGGAAGTGCTTCGTGAACTCCAAGCATGATCCCAAGAAGGGCGAAACGAAGATCTTCAAGAAGCCCTACTACCAGATCATTCCCACCGAATAGGTGAGCTTCAGGGGCGGTTGCGGCAAGCCGCAACCGCCCCTTTCTCCTTTCACCCGGACGGCCTAAGCCGGGGCAGTAAGCATGCCTTATTGTCTGGGCTTAGGCCGTTTTGACGAAGGCCCGATAAACTGTAGGGAGGATAGCGAGAATGTCGAACTCCATACTCGTCGTCGGAGGCGGTTTCAGCGGACTTACGGCCGCCATTGAAGCCGCGGAAGTCGGCTATGAAGTGTACATCGTCGAGAAAACACCATTTCTTGGCGGGCGGGTTGCGCAGCTGAACAAATATTTCCCCAAGCTTTGCCCTCCCTCCTGCGGTCTGGAAATCCAGTTCCAGCGCATCAAGAAGAACCCCCGCATCAAGTTCTTCACCCAGGCGGAAGTGACCGCCGTGTCCGGCGATGCCGGCAACTACACCGTAAAGGTGCACATCGAGCCGCGCGGCACCGTGCCGAGCAGCGCCGATCTTTCCCTGCTCGCCTCCTCCCTTGAAAGCGACGTCGACAACGAGTTCGAACTGGGCCTCGCCAAGCGCAAGCCGCTGTACATGAGCGTGCCGTTCGCCTTCCCCAGCCGCTTCGTGCTCGACAAGGCCGCGCTTTCCCGCGCCGACGAACTGAAAGTCGGCAAGAGCGCGTTCTGCGACATGAACGAAGCCCCCCGCGACATCGAGCTGAATGTGGGCAGCATCGTGGTCGCCACCGGGTGGAAGCCGTACGACGTGACCAGGCTTTCCAACCTTGGCGCGGGCGCCTTCGCCAACTGCGTGTCCAACATGCAGCTGGAACGTCTGGCCTCTGCCAGCGGCCCCACCGGCGGGCAGATCAAGCGCCCGTCCGACGGCAAGGCCCCCAAGAAGGTAGCCTTTGTGCAGTGTGCCGGTTCGCGCGACCAGAACCATCTGAACTACTGTTCCTACATCTGCTGCATGGCCTCCCTCAAGCAGGCCCTGTACGTGCGCGAGCAGTACCCCGACGCGGAAGTGACGGTGTACTACATCGACCTGCGTACCCCGGGCCGCTATGACAAGTTCCTGCGCAAGGTGAAGGCGGACGAAAAGATCGCCCTGGTCAAGGGCAAGGTTGCCGGCGTCGAGGAAGACGCCGCCACCGGCGATGTCATCGTCGAGGTGGAAGACGCGGTGAAGGGCGAAAAGCGCAAGCACCGCTTCGACCTCGTCGTGCTGGCCACCGGCATGCAGCCCAGCCTCGCTGGCCAGAAGCTGCCCTTCGATGTGCCCGTTGACGAAGAAGGCTTCATCGTCGGCGGCGAGGAAAAGGGCATCTTTGCCGCCGGGTGCGCCCAGAAGCCGCTCGACGTGATGCGCACCGCCCAGTCCGGCACCAGCGCCGCCCTGAAGGCGATTCAAACGGTGAGAGGGAGGTAATACAGAATGGCCACCAAAATTGGCGTCTATTTCGACCAGTCGAGCATCGGCGGCGGTCTCGACCTTGAGTCCCTTGCCGACACCGTGGGCGGCAAATGGGGCGATCTCACGCCGGTCTGCAAGGTCTTTCCCGTCCTTGCCGACAAGAAGGCGCGTGACGAGATCGCTGCCGACATCGAGGAAGAAGGGCTGGACGGCGTGCTGCTGTGCGGCGCTTCGCCCCGCGTGGACTGGGACCTCTATGACTTCGACGGCGTGCTTGTGGACCGCGTGAACCTGCGCGAGCAGGGCGTGATGAGCTACAAGAACCCCGACGGCTCGCTGGCCGACCCCGAAACGGCCCCCGAACTGCTTGAAATGCTGGTCACCGACTACGTCAACATGGGCGTCGTGCGGCTGCAGAAGACCACCGAGCCCGACGGTTCGCCCTCCGAGGGCGTGCGCCGCATCCTGGTGCTGGGCGGCGGCTGGACCGGCCTGACCGCAGCGGTCAACGGTTCGCTGGCCGGGCATGAAGTGGTGCTGGTGGAAAAGGACGAAGTCCTGGGCGGCCGCGCCCTGGGCCTTCTGAAGACCGTGCCGCTCAGCCACCCGTACACCGACGTGCACGACACCGGCATCGAAAAGAAGATCGCCGCCGTGCAGGGTGACGACAACATCACCGTGTACACCAAGGCCACGCTGGCCAAGCTGTCCGGGCAGCCCGGCGACTTCACCGCCACCATCGCCCTTGCTTCCGGCGAACAGGAAGTGAAGGTTGGCGCAGTGGTGCTGGCCACCGGCTGGCAGCCGCAGGACACCAAGGTGCTCGAACCCTTCGGGTACGGCAGCCTGCAGAACGTGGTGACCGCCGCCGAATTCGAAAAGATGGCCAAGACGGGTGCCATCACCGCCCGCCGCGTGGCCTTCATCCTGAACACCGCGCTGGCAGAACCCGCCGATCCCTACGCCGAACTGTGCGCCCCCGAGGCCCCGGCCGAAGCCCCCGCCCCGGCGGAAGGCGAAGCCGCCGCCCCGGTCGTGAAGGACCACGAAAGCGTGCGCCACCTGCCCATCTCCAACGCCATCAGCAGCGTTGTTGCCCTGAAGCAGGCCGGTTACGTGTGTGACGCCTTCGAAGGCGGCCAGGCCTTCATCCTGTACGACAGCATGGTGGTGCAGGGCATCCACGAGCGGTTCTACAAGGCCGCGCAGGATCGCCTGGGCGTCATGATGTCCAAGGCGGACATCCGCTCCGTCACCCAGGCCGCCGACGGCAGCCTGAACGTGCTGTGCGACCATACCCTGATCGGCGACGATATCGAGATCAACGTGGACATGGTGGTGCTGCCCACCGGCATCGTGCCCGCCACCGCGAAGGATCCCATCGTCAACTTCGACTACCGCCAGGGCCCGGCCTTCCCGGATCTGGAGCTGTTCGAAGGCTACGCCGACTCGAACTACATCTGCTTCCCCTACGAAACCCGCCGCACGGGCGTGTACGCCGCCGGTTGCGTGCGCCAGCCCATGATGCTGGATGCCGCCGAGGAAGACGCCGTGGGCGCCACCATGAAGGCCATCCAGTGCATCGAATCCGCCAACAAGGGCGTTGCGGTGCACCCCCGCTCGGGCGACCTGTCGTACCCGCTGTTCAACTTCGTCCGCTGCACCCAGTGCAAGCGCTGCACCGAGGAATGTCCCTTCGGCGCGCTGGACGACGATGAAAAGGGCACGCCGAAGCCCAACCCGGCCCGCTGCCGCCGCTGCGGCACGTGCATGGGCGCCTGCCCCGAGCGCGTCATCTCCTTCGCCAACTACAATATCGACCAGATCGGCTCCATGATCCGCGAGATCAACGTGCCGCCGGACATGAAGAAGGGCGGCCCCCGCGTCATCATCCTGGCCTGCGAGAACGACGCCTACCCCGCGCTGGACATGGCCGCGCTGCGCGGCAAGCACTGGAGCCCGTACGTGCGCATCATTCCCGTGCGCTGCCTTGGCTCGGTCAACGCCATCTGGGTTGCCGACGCCATGTCCAAGGGCATCGACGGCGTGATGATGCTGGGCTGCAAGTACGGCGACGACTACCAGTGCCACTTCGTCAAGGGTTCGGAAATCTGCAAGCGCCGCAAGGAGAACATTGCCGAGACGCTGAACCGCCTTGGCGTGGAACCGGACCGCGTGGAGCAGTACGAAGTCGCCATTGACGAGTACGACAAGCTCCCCGGCGTGATCGAGGACTTCATGAACATGATCCTTGAGAAGGGTCCGAACCCGTTCAAGGGGTACTAGGAGGAGATGGAAAATGGCTCAACCCGTCAGGATTCAACCCGATCTTGAGTTCGTCAAAGAACTGCAGGCAGTCGGTGGCGAATCGCTCAAGAAGTGCTACCAGTGCGCCACTTGCAGCGTGGCCTGCCCCATCTCCCCCACGAACAACCCCTATCCCCGCAAGGAGATGGTCTGGGCCTCGTGGGGCCTGAAGGACAAACTGCTGACCGACGTGGACATCTGGCTGTGCCACAACTGCGGCACCTGCTCCGACCTGTGTCCCCGCGGCGCCAAGCCCGGCGACCTGCTGGCCGCCCTGCGCAACATGACCTACGCGCGGCTCACCCAGCCCTCCATCGTGGGCAAGTGGCTGTCCTCGCCCCAGTACCTGCCCATCCTCATCGCCATTCCCGCCATCCTGTGGGCGGTGGTGTGGATGATCATGGCCGGCGTGAACGGTTCCGTCTTCCCCGAAGGCGAAATCGTGTACGGCAAGCTGTTCCCCGGCGACTTCACCATCGACCCCATCTTCGTGCTCACCTTCTTCACGGCGGTGGGCATCCTGTGGAAGGGGACGAAGAACCTTCTCGCCTCGTTCCAGCCCGAGGGGCGCACCATGATGCTCGGCAAGACCAAGCACTGGACGCTGCACCTCGTCGACGTGATTCTCGAGGAAGTGCTGACCCACTCCAAGTTCAAGGACTGCGGCGCGGACAAGTCCGACCGCAAGGTGGGCCACATGACCCTCATGTATGCCTTCGTCATCCTGGCCATCGTCACGGGTGTGGTGGCCGTGGGGCACTGGGGCGGCAAGGTGATTCCGGCCATCGAGATCCACACGCCCATGCCCCTGACCTTCCCGGTCAAGATCCTGGCGAACATCGGCGCGGTGATGCTGCTGATCGGCCTCGCCGTGCTCACGGTGCGCCGCAGGGCCCTGGACCCCATGAAGACCGGTTCGAGCTACTACGACTGGTACCTGCTGGGCGTCATCTGGGTTGTGGCCGTCACCGGCGTGCTCTGCGAACTGCTCCGCCTCGCGGGCATCGCTCCGGTCGCGTACAGCATGTACTACCTGCACCTTGTGGCGGTGTGGATGCTGTTCGCCTACCTGCCGTGGTCGAAGCTCGGCCACCTTGTGTACCGTACCGCCGCGCTCACCTACGTGCGCGCCATGGGCCGCCGCTAGCGGCAGAGAAGGCGGCGCGCGAGGGTGCGCGCCCGGCCGGAACAACGAACCGAGAAGTCATTCTTCCGATATCAGGAGGCTGCAATGTCTGACGAAGGTCGCAGAGTGTTCAAGATGGAAACCGTTCTCGGCCTGGTCGCCGGGAAAGCCGGTGCCGACGTGTCCGACCTGCTGGGCTACCTGGCCCAGCGCGCCCTGGCCACCGAAGAAGAAGCCGCCGTCGCCCCCATGGCCAAGGGCTGGCTGTACAGCCAGAACCCCGCGTTCATGCAGTGCGGCGAAGCCGAGGGCAATTACGACGACTGGGTGAAGAAGCAATGTGGCCGCCTGGGCGACAACGTTTCCCTGCAGCCCATTTCCGCCGCGGAACTGGCTGGCATCAGCGTGGTGCTGGACAAGATCGCCGCGCTGAAGGCCAACGTGGCCGACCTGGAAGAATCCGTCGCCGGGCTCGAGGCCCAGGTGAAGGACCTGACCCCCTTCAAGGGCCAGGCTGCCGACCTTGAGAAGAAGCTTGGCCAGTCCGAGCAGAAGGTCCAGAGCCTGAACGGCGACATCGCCAACCTGAAGAAGGAACTGGCGCCCTTCAACGGCAAGGTGGCCATTGACGAGAAGGAAATCGAGTCCAGCGTGAAGGACATCGTTTCCCGCGCCGTCAAGGACGCCCTGAAGGCCCTGCCCGTGGCCGCCGCCGGCGCCGCTGGTGCGGCTGCCGCCGAAGGCGATGCCGCTGCCGGGTTCGATGCGCCCGCCGAGGAAACCGGCGGTGTGCCCGATACCTTCGGCTTTGGCGCTTCCGGCGCCAGCGACGACGGTTTCGGTTTCTAGTCGCCACGCGGTTTGAAGCCGCGAGGCGGCTGCGAGTCGCCAAGCGGTTTGTTATGAGAAGAGAGCGCCCGGTCGGTATGGCCGGGCGCTTTTTTTGTTTTGCGGAAGAAGAGAAGGGAGAAGAGATGAAAGGCGATGTCGAGCCTTGATGGGGGCGGTTTCTACGAAGACAGTCGTGCGTTGTTGAATACGCTCGATTTCGTTATGCCTCCGGCGGGCAAGGAGCCATGGAACGATGGCCCCTTGCATCCCCGCGTTCCAGGGCTCCGCCCCTTGGAACCCCGTGTCGTCATGCGCGGCGTTCCTGTGGTCGGCAGCTTCCCTGCGGCGCAGGGCGCCTCCGGGTGATCTGCCGACGGGAACGCCAATACGCGCATGGCTCTCGCAGGCATGGCGGAGCAAGGGTGCCCGTACCTCAGGCATCCTGCACCGCATTCCCTGCCGGGCAGCTTCCCTCTGCCAAAGCGCCTTCGGGTGATCTGCCCGGCGGAATGCGATGTGCGCGGTGCTCTCGCAGGCTTGGCGACGCGAGGGTGCCATTACCTGCGCCCTCGCTGCGACGCATGTGCCGCCGCCAAGGCACGGCGTCACACGCTTCTACGCGTGGCACGTCTCCTTTGAACATCAGGGGGGGAGCGCTTTGTCCTGCCGTTTTGTGTGAGGCGGAGCGGCGTGGAGAAGTTGGCGGGTGCATGAAGAGGACGGTCACCCCTTCAGCACCACCAGCGGGCGGAAATGGTCGATGATCCGTACCAGCACGCCGTCCTGCGCGGCCAGCACCTCAGCGATGGGTTTGTAGGCGTCCGGGGCCTCGTCCAGCACCCCTTTGTCGGTGCGGCAGGTAATGCCGCGCATCTGCGACTGGAACCGCTCCAGCGAAATGGTGCGTTGCGCCTGGTTGCGGGACATGCGGCGGCCCGCCCCGTGCGAGGCCGAGGACAGGTATTCGGCATTGCCTAGCCCTTCCGTGACGTACACCCCGTCCCGCTGGTTGGCGGGAATGATGCCGGGCTGGCCCGGGTCCGCAGGGGTTGCGCCCTTGCGATGCAGCACCAGCGGCGTGCCGGATGGGCCGGGTTGGTCAAGAACCACAGCGTGGTTGTGGTTTTCGTTGACCATGCGGCCCAGCAGCAGGGAAATTTCCTGTTCGGAAAGAGGGGGGTGGGTGCAGGAAACCGGAGAAGCCGGAGAGGCAGTGCCGGATGGGGCCGGGGTGGGCGTGGGGGAGTCGGGCGCGGAAGAAGGGGAAAGAGAGGCGGCGGCGCCGCTGGCGCGCTTGCGCGCGGTCCCGGCCAGTTGCCGGTGCACGTCGGCCAGTGCGCGCAGGGCGTGTTCCAGCATCAGGCGGCGGTTCAGCAGCGCGTAGTTCAGCGCCCAGTCCATGTCCTGCCGGTAGGCGCGGCCAAGGCGCGAATCCAGCGGGAACAGCCTGCCCTGCTTCATGTACCATGCCCCGATGTCCCAGCCGGAGCGGCGCGAGCCGGAATGCACGGTGACGCCTATCTCGCCGCGTTTGTTCACCCCCACTTCGAGAAAGTGGTTGCCCCCACCCAGGGTGGCCAATTGGATGGACTGGCGCGCATTGACCGCCTCGGTCAGTTGCGCGTCGCCGCTGGCGCTGGTGAAGCGTGGCAGGTCGTATTCGCCGGGTGCGCGGGTGGCCGTGCCCACGGGAATGGCCAGCCGCAGCCGGTCGAACAGCAGTTGCCGCGCGGCCTCGTCGGGCAGCACCTCGTCCACGGGCAGGCCGGTATTCACGTGGCACATGCCGCAGCCGATGTCGTAACCCACGAAGCTGGGGCTGATGTGTCCGTCCAGCAGGGCCACCCCGCCGATGCACAGGTCGTAGCCCGCGTGGGCGTCTGGCATGACGGCCAGATGCACCATGCAAGGCAGGGACAGCGCGCTCTCGATCTGGTCCCGGGTGGCGGCATCAAGCCGGTCCGGCGGGATGGTCAGGGACAGGCGCGGCGGCGCGTGACGTACTCCGGTGCAGGTGGCGTAGGCCATGCGGTCGGCAGGGGGCGCGCCGGATGCGCGCCGCTGGCCGCGTTCACGGCGGGAATCGTCGGTGCGCGGTTGCGCGCCCTGCTTGCCGGTGTGCTCATTGCGCCCGTTGCGTCGGTCGCGCCCGTCGCGCGTGTTGTGTGTCTTGCGTCCCATGCCCCATCCATAGGGCAGGCGATGCGGGCGGGCAAGGCGTGAGCGCCCGTGCGCGGCGGGAAGGCTGCGGATATCGTGGCAGTCAGCGCCGCCAACGCTCGTCAGTGCGGGATGGTGCCCAGTAGCCCATAGCAGGCGGCCAGCAGCAGGCACAGCGGCGTGTACAACCGGGCATCCCAGTGGGCGAAGGTGGTGGAGCGGATGCGCCGGAACAGGCCGCAGTAGCGGAAGTCGCCAATGGCACGCACCACGAAGACGAAGGCCGCGCCAAGGCACAGCGTGGGAGCCACGCGCGGCGGCGGCAGGGGCAGCCAGCCCAGGGTCAGGCCCGGCAGCAGGGCCAGCAGGGCAAAGGCCAGGGTGACCACGCCGGTGAGCCCACGCGAGGGCGCGAACAGGGGGCGGCCACCCACGGAATCGGGCGTGCGGGGAATGACCCTGTCGAGCCACAGGGTGGAGCCCAGCACCCATGCCCCGTGCAGCAGGGTGATGGCGGCAAGGCACGCGGTGGCGACAAGCGCGGCGGCGACGGAGAGCAGTGTGAGAATGGTCATGGACAGTGCATAGCACGGACGCGACGGTGCGTCATGCCGCTGGGGCGACGAGGGAATGACGGCTGGGCTTTGCGTGCGGACGAGTGCGGCATGGCGCATCCCTTGCCGGAGCACATGAAAAGCCCCGGGCATGTCAGCGACACGTCCGGGGCCTTTGTCTGCACTGCGGTGTATTTCTGTTGGCTAGTCCGCCATCTGAAAATCCACCTTGATCTTGAACAGTTTGGTGGCGGGCAGGTTCAGGATGGGGA
It contains:
- the aprB gene encoding adenylyl-sulfate reductase subunit beta encodes the protein MPTYVDPSKCDGCKGGEKTACMYICPNDLMILDPEAMKAYNQEPEACWECYSCVKICPQGAITARPYADFAPMGGTCIPMRSADSIMWTVKFRNGNVKRFKFPIRTTPEGSIKPFDGKPEAGDLESELLFTETALIAPKVALGEKAAISDADMSQCWYETGCEGGNR
- the aprA gene encoding adenylyl-sulfate reductase subunit alpha yields the protein MPMIPVKEQAKGVAIADPIVKEHDVDILIVGGGMGSCGTAFEVVRWADKYAPDLKIMLLDKATLERSGAVAQGLSAINTYLGKNAADDYVRMVRTDLMGLVREDLIFDLGRHVDDSVHLFEEWGLPCWIKDEHGHNLDGAQAKAAGKSLRNGDEPVRSGRWQIMINGESYKCIVAEAAKNALGEARIMERIFIVKLLLDANTDNRIAGAVGFNLRANEVHIFRTNAMMVACGGAVNVYKPRSTGEGMGRAWYPVWNAGSTYTMCAQVGAEMTMMENRFVPARFKDGYGPVGAWFLLFKAKATNYKGEDYCATNRAMLKPYEDRGYAKGHVIPTCLRNHMMLREMREGRGPIYMDTKTALQSTFANMTPEQQKHLESEAWEDFLDMCVGQANLWASMNIQPEERGSEIMPTEPYLLGSHSGCCGIWVSGPDEAWVPEDYKVRADNGKVYNRMTTVMGLWTCADGVGASGHKFSSGSHAEGRICGKQMVRWCIDHKGFKPAVKETAEELKQLIYRPYFNYLAGKDASTDPVVNPTYISPKNFMMRLVKCTDEYGGGVGTYYTTSAAALDTGFALMDMLEEDSLKLAARDLHELLRCWENYHRLWTVRLHMQHIRFREESRYPGFYYRADFMGLDDSKWKCFVNSKHDPKKGETKIFKKPYYQIIPTE
- a CDS encoding CoB--CoM heterodisulfide reductase iron-sulfur subunit A family protein encodes the protein MSNSILVVGGGFSGLTAAIEAAEVGYEVYIVEKTPFLGGRVAQLNKYFPKLCPPSCGLEIQFQRIKKNPRIKFFTQAEVTAVSGDAGNYTVKVHIEPRGTVPSSADLSLLASSLESDVDNEFELGLAKRKPLYMSVPFAFPSRFVLDKAALSRADELKVGKSAFCDMNEAPRDIELNVGSIVVATGWKPYDVTRLSNLGAGAFANCVSNMQLERLASASGPTGGQIKRPSDGKAPKKVAFVQCAGSRDQNHLNYCSYICCMASLKQALYVREQYPDAEVTVYYIDLRTPGRYDKFLRKVKADEKIALVKGKVAGVEEDAATGDVIVEVEDAVKGEKRKHRFDLVVLATGMQPSLAGQKLPFDVPVDEEGFIVGGEEKGIFAAGCAQKPLDVMRTAQSGTSAALKAIQTVRGR
- a CDS encoding hydrogenase iron-sulfur subunit, whose amino-acid sequence is MATKIGVYFDQSSIGGGLDLESLADTVGGKWGDLTPVCKVFPVLADKKARDEIAADIEEEGLDGVLLCGASPRVDWDLYDFDGVLVDRVNLREQGVMSYKNPDGSLADPETAPELLEMLVTDYVNMGVVRLQKTTEPDGSPSEGVRRILVLGGGWTGLTAAVNGSLAGHEVVLVEKDEVLGGRALGLLKTVPLSHPYTDVHDTGIEKKIAAVQGDDNITVYTKATLAKLSGQPGDFTATIALASGEQEVKVGAVVLATGWQPQDTKVLEPFGYGSLQNVVTAAEFEKMAKTGAITARRVAFILNTALAEPADPYAELCAPEAPAEAPAPAEGEAAAPVVKDHESVRHLPISNAISSVVALKQAGYVCDAFEGGQAFILYDSMVVQGIHERFYKAAQDRLGVMMSKADIRSVTQAADGSLNVLCDHTLIGDDIEINVDMVVLPTGIVPATAKDPIVNFDYRQGPAFPDLELFEGYADSNYICFPYETRRTGVYAAGCVRQPMMLDAAEEDAVGATMKAIQCIESANKGVAVHPRSGDLSYPLFNFVRCTQCKRCTEECPFGALDDDEKGTPKPNPARCRRCGTCMGACPERVISFANYNIDQIGSMIREINVPPDMKKGGPRVIILACENDAYPALDMAALRGKHWSPYVRIIPVRCLGSVNAIWVADAMSKGIDGVMMLGCKYGDDYQCHFVKGSEICKRRKENIAETLNRLGVEPDRVEQYEVAIDEYDKLPGVIEDFMNMILEKGPNPFKGY
- the qmoC gene encoding quinone-interacting membrane-bound oxidoreductase complex subunit QmoC, which produces MAQPVRIQPDLEFVKELQAVGGESLKKCYQCATCSVACPISPTNNPYPRKEMVWASWGLKDKLLTDVDIWLCHNCGTCSDLCPRGAKPGDLLAALRNMTYARLTQPSIVGKWLSSPQYLPILIAIPAILWAVVWMIMAGVNGSVFPEGEIVYGKLFPGDFTIDPIFVLTFFTAVGILWKGTKNLLASFQPEGRTMMLGKTKHWTLHLVDVILEEVLTHSKFKDCGADKSDRKVGHMTLMYAFVILAIVTGVVAVGHWGGKVIPAIEIHTPMPLTFPVKILANIGAVMLLIGLAVLTVRRRALDPMKTGSSYYDWYLLGVIWVVAVTGVLCELLRLAGIAPVAYSMYYLHLVAVWMLFAYLPWSKLGHLVYRTAALTYVRAMGRR
- a CDS encoding RtcB family protein: MGRKTHNTRDGRDRRNGRNEHTGKQGAQPRTDDSRRERGQRRASGAPPADRMAYATCTGVRHAPPRLSLTIPPDRLDAATRDQIESALSLPCMVHLAVMPDAHAGYDLCIGGVALLDGHISPSFVGYDIGCGMCHVNTGLPVDEVLPDEAARQLLFDRLRLAIPVGTATRAPGEYDLPRFTSASGDAQLTEAVNARQSIQLATLGGGNHFLEVGVNKRGEIGVTVHSGSRRSGWDIGAWYMKQGRLFPLDSRLGRAYRQDMDWALNYALLNRRLMLEHALRALADVHRQLAGTARKRASGAAASLSPSSAPDSPTPTPAPSGTASPASPVSCTHPPLSEQEISLLLGRMVNENHNHAVVLDQPGPSGTPLVLHRKGATPADPGQPGIIPANQRDGVYVTEGLGNAEYLSSASHGAGRRMSRNQAQRTISLERFQSQMRGITCRTDKGVLDEAPDAYKPIAEVLAAQDGVLVRIIDHFRPLVVLKG
- a CDS encoding DUF3995 domain-containing protein, which encodes MTILTLLSVAAALVATACLAAITLLHGAWVLGSTLWLDRVIPRTPDSVGGRPLFAPSRGLTGVVTLAFALLALLPGLTLGWLPLPPPRVAPTLCLGAAFVFVVRAIGDFRYCGLFRRIRSTTFAHWDARLYTPLCLLLAACYGLLGTIPH